One Pithys albifrons albifrons isolate INPA30051 chromosome 17, PitAlb_v1, whole genome shotgun sequence genomic window carries:
- the PISD gene encoding phosphatidylserine decarboxylase proenzyme, mitochondrial isoform X3 — MCQSNTLQGPDLHTGKWLQFPQLALRRRLGQLSCMSRPALKLRSWPLTILYYLLPFGALKPLTRVGWRPMSRVALYKSVPTRLLSRAWGRLNQVELPTWLRKPVYSLYIWTFGVNMKEAAVEDLHHYRNLSEFFRRKLKPQARPVCGVHSVISPSDGKILNFGQVKNCEVEQVKGVTYSLESFLGPRVPTEELRFSQAPPGNSFQQQLVTKEGNELYHCVIYLAPGDYHCFHSPTDWTVSHRRHFPGSLMSVNPGVARWIKELFCHNERVVLTGDWKHGFFSLTAVGATNVGSIRIYFDQDLHTNSPSYSKGSYNDFSFISNNNKEGIPMRKGEHLGEFNLGSTIVLIFEAPKDFKFNLKAGQKIRFGEALGSL, encoded by the exons ATGTGTCAGTCAAACACCCTGCAGGGACCAGATCTGCACACAGGGAAATG GTTGCAATTCCCCCAGCTGGCCCTGCGGCGGAGGTTGGGCCAGCTGAGCTGTATGTCTAGGCCTGCTCTGAAACTACGCTCTTGGCCTCTGACTATTCTCTATTACCTTCTGCCTTTCGGTGCTCTTAAGCCCTTGACCAGAGTGGGATGGAGGCCCATGAGCAGG GTTGCCCTGTACAAGTCGGTGCCCACGCGGCTGCTGTCGCGGGCCTGGGGCCGGCTGAACCAGGTGGAGCTGCCCACGTGGCTGCGCAAGCCGGTGTACAGCCTGTACATCTGGACCTTCGGGGTCAACATGAAGGAGGCGGCGGTGGAGGATCTGCACCACTACCGGAACCTCAGCGAGTTCTTCCGCAGGAAGCTGAAGCCGCAGGCGCGGCCGGTGTGCGGCGTGCACAGCGTG ATTAGTCCCTCTGATGGAAAGATCCTGAATTTTGGACAGGTAAAAAACTGTGAGGTGGAGCAAGTAAAAGGGGTCACGTACTCTCTGGAGTCTTTCCTGGGACCTCGTGTCCCCACAGAGGAGCTGCGTTTTAGTCAGG CCCCACCTGGTAACTCTTTCCAGCAACAGCTGGTCACAAAGGAGGGGAATGAGCTGTACCACTGTGTGATCTACCTTGCCCCAGGGGACTACCACTGCTTCCACTCGCCCACCGACTGGACAGTGTCCCACCGACGCCATTTCCCAG GCTCTCTGATGTCTGTGAATCCTGGAGTTGCTCGCTGGATCAAGGAGCTGTTCTGCCACAACGAGCGGGTTGTCCTCACAGGTGACTGGAAACACGGATTTTTCTCACTAACAGCTGTAGGAGCAACAAACGTGGGCTCCATCCGCATCTACTTCGACCAg GACTTGCACACCAACAGCCCAAGTTACTCTAAAGGTTCCTACAATGACTTCAGCTTCATATCCAACAACAATAAGGAGGGAATCCCCATGAGAAAAGGGGAACATTTAGGGGAATTTAACTTGGGCTCCACAATTGTCCTAATTTTTGAGGCACCCAAGGACTTCAAATTCAACCTCAAAGCTGGACAGAAAATCCGCTTTGGAGAAGCACTGGGCTCCCTATAG
- the PISD gene encoding phosphatidylserine decarboxylase proenzyme, mitochondrial isoform X2 yields MAAGAARSRLLCSCHLLLQRSLRGRAGVLCQQPPSRTFFSERKKFHTAPVGQVFRLRPFHVLVATGGGYAGYRKYEDYKLEQLEKSGIEVPVKLASEWEVALYKSVPTRLLSRAWGRLNQVELPTWLRKPVYSLYIWTFGVNMKEAAVEDLHHYRNLSEFFRRKLKPQARPVCGVHSVISPSDGKILNFGQVKNCEVEQVKGVTYSLESFLGPRVPTEELRFSQAPPGNSFQQQLVTKEGNELYHCVIYLAPGDYHCFHSPTDWTVSHRRHFPGSLMSVNPGVARWIKELFCHNERVVLTGDWKHGFFSLTAVGATNVGSIRIYFDQDLHTNSPSYSKGSYNDFSFISNNNKEGIPMRKGEHLGEFNLGSTIVLIFEAPKDFKFNLKAGQKIRFGEALGSL; encoded by the exons agAGGAAGAAGTTCCACACTGCTCCAGTGGGGCAAGTCTTCCGCCTGCGCCCGTTCCATGTCCTGGTAGCTACAGGTGGAGGATATGCAGGATACAGAAAATATGAGGATTACAAGTTGGAACAACTGGAGAAGAGCGGCATAGAGGTGCCTGTGAAGCTTGCAAGTGAATGGGAG GTTGCCCTGTACAAGTCGGTGCCCACGCGGCTGCTGTCGCGGGCCTGGGGCCGGCTGAACCAGGTGGAGCTGCCCACGTGGCTGCGCAAGCCGGTGTACAGCCTGTACATCTGGACCTTCGGGGTCAACATGAAGGAGGCGGCGGTGGAGGATCTGCACCACTACCGGAACCTCAGCGAGTTCTTCCGCAGGAAGCTGAAGCCGCAGGCGCGGCCGGTGTGCGGCGTGCACAGCGTG ATTAGTCCCTCTGATGGAAAGATCCTGAATTTTGGACAGGTAAAAAACTGTGAGGTGGAGCAAGTAAAAGGGGTCACGTACTCTCTGGAGTCTTTCCTGGGACCTCGTGTCCCCACAGAGGAGCTGCGTTTTAGTCAGG CCCCACCTGGTAACTCTTTCCAGCAACAGCTGGTCACAAAGGAGGGGAATGAGCTGTACCACTGTGTGATCTACCTTGCCCCAGGGGACTACCACTGCTTCCACTCGCCCACCGACTGGACAGTGTCCCACCGACGCCATTTCCCAG GCTCTCTGATGTCTGTGAATCCTGGAGTTGCTCGCTGGATCAAGGAGCTGTTCTGCCACAACGAGCGGGTTGTCCTCACAGGTGACTGGAAACACGGATTTTTCTCACTAACAGCTGTAGGAGCAACAAACGTGGGCTCCATCCGCATCTACTTCGACCAg GACTTGCACACCAACAGCCCAAGTTACTCTAAAGGTTCCTACAATGACTTCAGCTTCATATCCAACAACAATAAGGAGGGAATCCCCATGAGAAAAGGGGAACATTTAGGGGAATTTAACTTGGGCTCCACAATTGTCCTAATTTTTGAGGCACCCAAGGACTTCAAATTCAACCTCAAAGCTGGACAGAAAATCCGCTTTGGAGAAGCACTGGGCTCCCTATAG
- the PISD gene encoding phosphatidylserine decarboxylase proenzyme, mitochondrial isoform X1 — translation MVRCYKALSNPPPSCYNLHKVKPHVRRLRSGSGGSGSCAGNQHPQLDSPGPSGSASGTPGRRAAFRLQFPQLALRRRLGQLSCMSRPALKLRSWPLTILYYLLPFGALKPLTRVGWRPMSRVALYKSVPTRLLSRAWGRLNQVELPTWLRKPVYSLYIWTFGVNMKEAAVEDLHHYRNLSEFFRRKLKPQARPVCGVHSVISPSDGKILNFGQVKNCEVEQVKGVTYSLESFLGPRVPTEELRFSQAPPGNSFQQQLVTKEGNELYHCVIYLAPGDYHCFHSPTDWTVSHRRHFPGSLMSVNPGVARWIKELFCHNERVVLTGDWKHGFFSLTAVGATNVGSIRIYFDQDLHTNSPSYSKGSYNDFSFISNNNKEGIPMRKGEHLGEFNLGSTIVLIFEAPKDFKFNLKAGQKIRFGEALGSL, via the exons ATGGTGAGATGCTATAAAGCTTTATCTAACCCTCCACCCTCTTGCTACAACCTCCACAAAGTTAAACCCCATGTCCGGAGGCTGCGCTCAGggagcggcggcagcggcagctGTGCCGGGaaccagcacccacagctggaCAGCCCGGGCCCCTCTGGCTCTGCCAGCGGGACCCCCGGCAGGAGAGCTGCTTTCAG GTTGCAATTCCCCCAGCTGGCCCTGCGGCGGAGGTTGGGCCAGCTGAGCTGTATGTCTAGGCCTGCTCTGAAACTACGCTCTTGGCCTCTGACTATTCTCTATTACCTTCTGCCTTTCGGTGCTCTTAAGCCCTTGACCAGAGTGGGATGGAGGCCCATGAGCAGG GTTGCCCTGTACAAGTCGGTGCCCACGCGGCTGCTGTCGCGGGCCTGGGGCCGGCTGAACCAGGTGGAGCTGCCCACGTGGCTGCGCAAGCCGGTGTACAGCCTGTACATCTGGACCTTCGGGGTCAACATGAAGGAGGCGGCGGTGGAGGATCTGCACCACTACCGGAACCTCAGCGAGTTCTTCCGCAGGAAGCTGAAGCCGCAGGCGCGGCCGGTGTGCGGCGTGCACAGCGTG ATTAGTCCCTCTGATGGAAAGATCCTGAATTTTGGACAGGTAAAAAACTGTGAGGTGGAGCAAGTAAAAGGGGTCACGTACTCTCTGGAGTCTTTCCTGGGACCTCGTGTCCCCACAGAGGAGCTGCGTTTTAGTCAGG CCCCACCTGGTAACTCTTTCCAGCAACAGCTGGTCACAAAGGAGGGGAATGAGCTGTACCACTGTGTGATCTACCTTGCCCCAGGGGACTACCACTGCTTCCACTCGCCCACCGACTGGACAGTGTCCCACCGACGCCATTTCCCAG GCTCTCTGATGTCTGTGAATCCTGGAGTTGCTCGCTGGATCAAGGAGCTGTTCTGCCACAACGAGCGGGTTGTCCTCACAGGTGACTGGAAACACGGATTTTTCTCACTAACAGCTGTAGGAGCAACAAACGTGGGCTCCATCCGCATCTACTTCGACCAg GACTTGCACACCAACAGCCCAAGTTACTCTAAAGGTTCCTACAATGACTTCAGCTTCATATCCAACAACAATAAGGAGGGAATCCCCATGAGAAAAGGGGAACATTTAGGGGAATTTAACTTGGGCTCCACAATTGTCCTAATTTTTGAGGCACCCAAGGACTTCAAATTCAACCTCAAAGCTGGACAGAAAATCCGCTTTGGAGAAGCACTGGGCTCCCTATAG